From the Rhodococcus sp. NBC_00297 genome, one window contains:
- the rplD gene encoding 50S ribosomal protein L4, with protein MTSLEKKTEANLTLDVKELGGKTNGTVDLPAEIFDRTANIALMHQVVVAQLAAARQGTHSTKTRGEVRGGGKKPYRQKGTGRARQGSTRAPQFVGGGTVHGPQPRDYSQRTPKKMIAAALRGALSDRARSERIHVITELVAGQVPSTKGARTFLAELTDRKKVLLVIGRADLAAWKSVQNLDGVHPIAPDQLNTYDVLEADDVIFSVEALNTFIAGPAKAATDSQEEDK; from the coding sequence ATGACCAGTCTCGAGAAGAAGACCGAAGCCAACCTGACGCTCGACGTCAAGGAGCTCGGTGGCAAGACCAACGGCACCGTCGATCTCCCCGCCGAGATCTTCGATCGCACCGCGAACATCGCGCTGATGCACCAGGTCGTCGTCGCGCAGCTCGCTGCGGCACGTCAGGGAACGCACTCGACGAAGACGCGTGGCGAGGTCCGCGGTGGCGGCAAGAAGCCGTACCGCCAGAAGGGCACCGGCCGCGCACGTCAGGGCTCGACCCGCGCACCGCAGTTCGTCGGCGGTGGCACCGTCCACGGCCCGCAGCCGCGCGACTACAGCCAGCGCACCCCCAAGAAGATGATCGCTGCAGCTCTCCGCGGTGCCCTCTCCGACCGGGCGCGCAGCGAGCGCATCCACGTGATCACCGAACTCGTCGCGGGACAGGTGCCCTCCACCAAGGGTGCTCGCACGTTCCTCGCGGAGCTCACCGATCGCAAGAAGGTTCTGCTGGTCATCGGCCGCGCAGACCTGGCCGCATGGAAGTCCGTCCAGAACCTCGACGGCGTTCACCCCATCGCGCCCGATCAGCTCAACACCTACGACGTCCTCGAGGCAGACGACGTGATCTTCAGTGTCGAGGCACTGAACACGTTCATCGCAGGACCGGCCAAGGCAGCAACGGATTCACAGGAGGAGGACAAGTGA
- the rplW gene encoding 50S ribosomal protein L23 produces MSTIADPRDILLAPVISEKSYGLIEQGTYTFIVHPDSNKTQIKIAVEKVFGVTVTSVNTANRQGKRKRTRFGYGTRKSTKRALVTLSADSKPIEIFGGPVA; encoded by the coding sequence GTGAGCACCATTGCCGATCCCCGCGACATCCTGCTGGCCCCGGTCATCTCGGAGAAGTCGTACGGGCTCATCGAGCAGGGGACCTACACGTTCATCGTGCACCCCGACTCGAACAAGACGCAGATCAAGATCGCTGTCGAGAAGGTCTTCGGCGTGACTGTGACCAGCGTGAACACCGCCAACCGGCAGGGCAAGCGCAAGCGGACCCGATTCGGCTACGGCACGCGTAAGAGCACCAAGCGCGCGCTCGTGACCCTCTCGGCCGACAGCAAGCCCATCGAGATCTTCGGAGGCCCGGTCGCGTAA
- the rplB gene encoding 50S ribosomal protein L2, which produces MAIRKYKPTTPGRRGASVSDFAEITRSTPEKSLIRPLHGRGGRNAHGRITTRHKGGGHKRAYRLIDFRRNDKDGVPAKVAHIEYDPNRTANIALLHFADGEKRYIIAPKGISQGSPIESGATADIKPGNNLPLRNIPTGTTIHAVELRPGGGAKMVRSAGAGAQLLGKEGAYATLRMPSGEIRRVDVRCRATVGEVGNAEQSNINWGKAGRMRWKGKRPTVRGVVMNPVDHPHGGGEGKTSGGRHPVSPWGQPEGRTRKNKPSDQLIVRRRRTGKNKR; this is translated from the coding sequence ATGGCAATTCGTAAGTACAAGCCGACCACTCCCGGTCGTCGTGGCGCGAGTGTCTCCGATTTCGCGGAGATCACGCGCTCGACACCGGAGAAGTCGCTCATCCGCCCGCTGCACGGCCGCGGTGGCCGCAACGCACACGGCCGCATCACCACCCGTCACAAGGGTGGCGGTCACAAGCGCGCCTACCGGCTCATCGACTTCCGCCGCAACGACAAGGACGGCGTGCCGGCCAAGGTCGCTCACATCGAGTACGACCCCAACCGCACCGCCAACATCGCGCTGCTGCACTTCGCAGACGGTGAGAAGCGCTACATCATCGCGCCGAAGGGCATCTCGCAGGGTTCGCCCATCGAGTCGGGTGCCACGGCCGACATCAAGCCCGGCAACAACCTCCCGCTCCGCAACATCCCGACGGGTACCACCATCCACGCGGTGGAGCTTCGTCCGGGTGGCGGCGCCAAGATGGTTCGCTCCGCCGGTGCCGGTGCTCAGCTCCTCGGTAAGGAAGGCGCCTACGCCACGCTGCGTATGCCGTCCGGTGAGATCCGTCGAGTCGACGTGCGCTGCCGCGCCACCGTCGGCGAGGTGGGCAACGCCGAACAGTCCAACATCAACTGGGGCAAGGCCGGCCGTATGCGCTGGAAGGGCAAGCGCCCGACCGTCCGTGGTGTCGTCATGAACCCGGTCGACCACCCGCACGGTGGTGGCGAGGGCAAGACCTCCGGTGGTCGCCACCCGGTCAGCCCGTGGGGACAGCCGGAAGGCCGTACCCGCAAGAACAAGCCGAGCGATCAGCTCATCGTCCGCCGCCGCCGCACCGGCAAGAACAAGCGATAA
- the rpsS gene encoding 30S ribosomal protein S19 gives MPRSLKKGPFVDDHLLKKVDVQNDKGTKQVIKTWSRRSTITPDFIGHTFAVHDGRKHVPVFVSDAMVGHKLGEFAPTRTFKGHIKDDRKAKRR, from the coding sequence ATGCCACGCAGTCTGAAGAAAGGCCCGTTCGTCGACGACCACCTCCTGAAAAAGGTGGACGTTCAGAACGACAAGGGCACGAAGCAGGTCATCAAGACCTGGTCACGCCGCTCGACCATCACCCCCGACTTCATCGGTCACACCTTCGCCGTCCACGACGGTCGCAAGCACGTCCCGGTGTTCGTCTCGGATGCGATGGTCGGACACAAGCTCGGTGAATTCGCGCCGACGAGGACCTTCAAGGGTCACATCAAGGACGACCGGAAGGCGAAGCGGCGATGA
- the rplV gene encoding 50S ribosomal protein L22 → MTNFTPTDNPIARATAKHVRVTPMKARRVVDLVRGKSVEDALNILKFAPQAASEPVAKVVASAAANAENNLDLDPSTLIVSAAFVDEGATLKRFQPRAQGRAFRIRKRTSHITVIVESLPKTGGSTRGRRKGAQ, encoded by the coding sequence ATGACCAACTTCACCCCCACCGACAACCCGATCGCCCGGGCCACGGCCAAGCACGTTCGCGTGACGCCGATGAAGGCCCGTCGCGTCGTGGACCTGGTCCGCGGAAAGAGCGTCGAGGATGCCCTGAACATCCTCAAGTTCGCACCGCAGGCTGCCAGCGAGCCCGTCGCCAAGGTCGTTGCCTCGGCAGCGGCCAACGCGGAGAACAACCTGGATCTCGATCCGAGCACGTTGATCGTCTCGGCTGCATTCGTCGACGAGGGCGCGACCCTCAAGCGTTTCCAGCCTCGTGCCCAGGGTCGTGCGTTCCGCATTCGTAAGCGCACATCTCACATCACGGTCATCGTGGAGAGCCTGCCCAAGACCGGCGGCTCGACACGTGGTCGCCGGAAGGGAGCTCAGTAG
- the rpsC gene encoding 30S ribosomal protein S3, whose translation MGQKINPHGFRLGITTDWKSRWYADKQYAEYVKEDVQIRKLLATGMERAGIAKVEIERTRDRVRVDIHTARPGIVIGRRGAEADRIRSELEKLTGKQVQLNILEVKNAESEAQLVAQGVAEQLSNRVAFRRAMRKAIQSAMRQPNVKGIRVQCSGRLGGAEMSRSEFYREGRVPLHTLRADIDYGLYEAKTTFGRIGVKVWIYKGDIVGGKREAVAAAAPAGDRPRRERPSRPRRSGASGTTATSTEAGRAATATADAPATTEQKEG comes from the coding sequence GTGGGCCAGAAGATCAACCCGCACGGCTTCCGCCTCGGCATCACGACCGACTGGAAGTCCCGCTGGTACGCAGACAAGCAGTACGCGGAGTACGTCAAGGAAGACGTGCAGATCCGCAAGCTCCTCGCCACGGGCATGGAGCGCGCCGGCATCGCCAAGGTGGAGATCGAGCGCACCCGTGATCGGGTTCGCGTCGACATCCACACCGCGCGTCCGGGCATCGTCATCGGTCGCCGCGGCGCCGAGGCGGATCGCATCCGTTCCGAGCTCGAGAAGCTGACCGGCAAGCAGGTCCAGCTGAACATCCTCGAGGTCAAGAACGCCGAGTCCGAGGCACAGCTCGTCGCACAGGGTGTGGCCGAGCAGCTCTCGAACCGTGTCGCTTTCCGTCGTGCGATGCGCAAGGCCATCCAGTCGGCCATGCGTCAGCCGAACGTCAAGGGCATCCGCGTTCAGTGCTCCGGTCGCCTCGGCGGCGCGGAGATGAGCCGTTCCGAGTTCTACCGCGAAGGTCGCGTTCCGCTGCACACGCTGCGTGCGGACATCGACTACGGCCTCTACGAGGCGAAGACCACCTTCGGTCGCATCGGCGTGAAGGTCTGGATCTACAAGGGCGACATCGTCGGTGGCAAGCGTGAAGCTGTCGCCGCCGCTGCTCCGGCAGGCGATCGTCCCCGTCGCGAGCGTCCGTCTCGTCCGCGTCGCAGCGGTGCCTCGGGCACCACGGCGACCAGCACCGAGGCCGGCCGCGCAGCGACCGCAACCGCTGATGCACCCGCTACGACCGAGCAGAAGGAGGGCTGA
- the rplP gene encoding 50S ribosomal protein L16 gives MLIPRRVKHRKQHHPKRSGAAKGGTQVTFGEYGIQALEPAYITNRQIEAARIAVTRHIKRGGKVWINIYPDRPLTKKPAETRMGSGKGSPEWWVANVKPGRVLFELSYPDEQIAREALTRAIHKLPIKARIITREVQF, from the coding sequence ATGTTGATCCCCCGTCGGGTCAAGCACCGCAAGCAGCACCACCCCAAGCGTTCGGGTGCCGCCAAGGGCGGAACTCAGGTGACCTTCGGTGAATACGGCATCCAGGCTCTCGAGCCCGCCTACATCACCAACCGTCAGATCGAGGCAGCCCGTATCGCCGTCACCCGCCACATCAAGCGTGGTGGCAAGGTCTGGATCAACATCTACCCGGACCGTCCGCTCACGAAGAAGCCTGCCGAGACCCGCATGGGTTCCGGTAAGGGTTCGCCGGAGTGGTGGGTCGCCAACGTCAAGCCCGGCCGCGTGCTCTTCGAGCTCAGCTACCCGGACGAGCAGATCGCTCGTGAAGCACTGACGCGCGCGATTCACAAGCTGCCGATCAAGGCACGCATCATCACGAGGGAGGTTCAGTTCTGA
- the rpmC gene encoding 50S ribosomal protein L29 translates to MATGTPAAELRELGDEELITRLRESKEELFNLRFQMATGQLDNNRRLRVVRHEIARIYTVMRERELGLAAGPSEDTAGDAA, encoded by the coding sequence ATGGCTACCGGTACCCCGGCTGCCGAGCTCCGCGAGCTCGGCGACGAAGAACTGATCACCCGCCTTCGTGAGTCGAAGGAGGAGCTGTTCAACCTCCGCTTCCAGATGGCCACCGGCCAGCTGGACAACAACCGTCGGCTGCGCGTCGTCCGCCACGAGATCGCGCGCATCTACACCGTGATGCGCGAGCGCGAGCTCGGGCTTGCCGCCGGACCTTCCGAGGACACGGCAGGTGACGCAGCATGA
- the rpsQ gene encoding 30S ribosomal protein S17 encodes MSEETVTEETTRNSRKTRIGYVVSDKMQKTIVVELEDRVKHALYGKIIRRTTKVKAHDENGVAGVGDRVQLMETRPLSATKHWRLVEVLEKAK; translated from the coding sequence ATGAGCGAGGAAACAGTGACTGAAGAGACCACCCGCAACAGCCGGAAGACGCGTATCGGATACGTCGTCTCCGACAAGATGCAGAAGACGATCGTCGTCGAGTTGGAGGACCGTGTGAAGCACGCCCTCTACGGCAAGATCATCCGACGCACCACCAAGGTCAAGGCCCATGACGAGAACGGAGTCGCCGGCGTCGGCGACCGCGTTCAGCTCATGGAGACCCGCCCCCTGTCCGCCACGAAGCACTGGCGACTGGTCGAGGTCCTCGAGAAGGCCAAGTAA
- a CDS encoding alanine/glycine:cation symporter family protein, whose product MTSVPRILAADGGTLTTIENAINSTFEPVTEAVTTVVFFSVDIGGASVPLVVLWLLAAAIIFTVTFKFLQVRGAKHAVELVRGKHDDPTAPGEVSHFRALTAAVSGTVGLGNIAGVAVAVTLGGPGATLWMILAGFLGMATKFVECTLGVKYRDVHEDGTVSGGPMKYLTKGLAERGMSRVGKIMATVYAVIIIFFGISGGNMFQANQTYAQVRSVTGGDEGFLGSDGAKFGFGLVVAVVIGLVIIGGMKSISAVTAKLVPAMAIVYVLGCAVVIAVNIEQVPGAMSAIVTGAFSPTGVAGGVLGVMIIGIQRAAFSNEAGLGSASIAHSAVKTRHPVTEGFVAMLEPFIDTVVICTATALTIVIANTQSWQDQRAIVAETGALPAGGVTLTSDAFETVLPWFPYILTVAVALFALSTAITWAYYGSQAWTSLFGRSALAKHSFNVIFCLFTVVGTVLSLGSVLDFADAALFALAFVNIIGLYLLLPVVRRELRDYMAHRRGETVAVDDVDVTG is encoded by the coding sequence ATGACTTCCGTACCCCGGATCCTTGCGGCCGACGGTGGCACCCTCACCACCATCGAGAATGCCATCAATTCCACCTTCGAACCCGTCACCGAGGCGGTCACCACCGTCGTCTTCTTCTCCGTCGACATCGGCGGTGCATCGGTACCACTGGTCGTGCTCTGGCTCCTGGCCGCCGCGATCATCTTCACGGTCACCTTCAAGTTCCTGCAGGTACGCGGCGCCAAACACGCGGTGGAACTGGTCCGCGGAAAGCATGACGACCCCACCGCACCTGGCGAGGTGAGCCACTTCCGCGCCCTGACCGCCGCCGTGTCCGGCACCGTCGGGCTCGGCAACATCGCCGGTGTCGCGGTCGCGGTCACCCTGGGCGGACCCGGTGCCACGCTGTGGATGATCCTCGCCGGCTTCCTCGGTATGGCCACCAAGTTCGTCGAGTGCACGCTGGGTGTGAAGTACCGCGACGTCCACGAGGACGGCACCGTCTCCGGTGGTCCTATGAAGTACCTCACCAAGGGGCTCGCGGAGCGCGGGATGAGCCGAGTCGGGAAGATCATGGCCACCGTCTACGCCGTGATCATCATCTTCTTCGGCATCTCCGGCGGAAACATGTTCCAGGCGAACCAGACCTACGCTCAGGTGCGCAGTGTCACCGGTGGCGACGAGGGTTTCCTCGGCTCGGACGGCGCGAAGTTCGGTTTCGGGCTCGTCGTCGCCGTGGTGATCGGGCTGGTCATCATCGGCGGGATGAAGTCCATCTCCGCCGTGACGGCCAAGCTGGTTCCCGCCATGGCCATCGTCTACGTGCTGGGATGCGCCGTGGTGATCGCCGTCAACATCGAGCAGGTCCCCGGCGCCATGAGTGCGATCGTGACGGGCGCCTTCTCCCCCACGGGCGTGGCGGGTGGCGTACTGGGCGTCATGATCATCGGCATCCAGCGCGCCGCGTTCTCGAACGAGGCGGGACTGGGATCGGCCTCCATCGCGCACTCGGCAGTCAAGACGCGTCATCCGGTCACCGAGGGATTCGTGGCCATGCTCGAACCGTTCATCGACACGGTCGTGATCTGCACGGCCACCGCTCTGACGATCGTCATCGCGAACACGCAGTCCTGGCAGGACCAGCGCGCCATCGTCGCGGAGACCGGCGCTCTTCCTGCCGGCGGCGTCACACTCACCTCGGACGCGTTCGAGACGGTGCTCCCCTGGTTCCCGTACATTCTGACCGTCGCGGTGGCGCTCTTCGCGCTGTCCACCGCCATCACGTGGGCCTACTACGGGTCGCAGGCGTGGACGTCCCTCTTCGGCCGCAGTGCCCTCGCCAAGCACAGCTTCAACGTCATCTTCTGCCTCTTCACCGTAGTCGGCACAGTGCTGTCGCTCGGATCCGTACTGGACTTCGCGGATGCGGCGCTGTTCGCCCTGGCCTTCGTCAACATCATCGGCCTCTACCTGCTGCTTCCCGTCGTGAGGCGGGAGCTGCGCGACTACATGGCGCATCGCCGGGGCGAGACGGTGGCGGTCGACGACGTGGACGTCACGGGCTGA
- a CDS encoding aldo/keto reductase family protein: MAYRFLGNSGLKVSEITYGNWLTHGSQVENDVATACVKAALDAGITTFDTADVYANGAAETVLGKAVAGERREGLEIFTKVYFPVGEKGPNDTGLSRKHIFEGIENSLRRLGTDYVDLYQAHRYDHETPLEETIAAFGDVVQQGKALYIGVSEWTADQLREAQTLARQRGFSIVSNQPQYSALWRVIESDVVPASKELGISQVVWSPLAQGVLTGKYVPGQPLPEGSRATDDKGGADMISRYMNDETLTRVQKLKPIADDLGITMSQLAIAWVLANDNIAAALVGASRPEQIADNVKAQDVTLDADVLAKIDEALGDIVEKDPSKTVSPEKRLV, from the coding sequence ATGGCTTACAGATTTCTGGGCAACAGCGGACTCAAGGTTTCCGAGATCACCTACGGCAACTGGCTCACCCACGGGTCGCAGGTGGAGAACGACGTCGCGACCGCCTGCGTGAAGGCGGCTCTCGACGCCGGCATCACGACGTTCGACACCGCGGACGTCTACGCCAACGGCGCGGCCGAGACCGTGCTGGGCAAGGCGGTGGCGGGCGAGCGTCGTGAAGGTCTCGAGATCTTCACCAAGGTGTATTTCCCGGTCGGCGAGAAGGGCCCGAACGACACGGGGCTCTCGCGCAAACACATCTTCGAGGGCATCGAGAACTCGCTGCGACGCCTGGGCACCGACTACGTCGACCTCTACCAGGCGCACCGATACGACCACGAGACGCCGCTCGAGGAGACCATCGCCGCCTTCGGTGACGTCGTCCAGCAGGGCAAGGCGTTGTACATCGGTGTGTCCGAGTGGACCGCGGACCAGCTCCGCGAAGCGCAGACACTGGCCCGGCAGCGCGGTTTCTCCATCGTCTCCAATCAGCCTCAGTACTCCGCACTCTGGCGCGTCATCGAGTCCGACGTGGTCCCGGCGTCCAAGGAACTCGGTATCTCGCAGGTCGTCTGGTCACCGCTGGCTCAGGGCGTCCTCACGGGCAAGTACGTTCCCGGACAGCCGCTTCCCGAGGGCTCGCGCGCGACCGACGACAAGGGCGGCGCGGACATGATCTCGCGCTACATGAACGACGAGACGCTGACGCGCGTGCAGAAACTGAAGCCGATCGCCGACGACCTGGGCATCACGATGTCCCAGCTCGCCATCGCCTGGGTGCTGGCCAACGACAACATCGCGGCCGCTCTCGTCGGCGCGTCTCGTCCCGAGCAGATCGCCGACAACGTCAAGGCGCAGGACGTCACCCTCGACGCCGACGTGCTCGCCAAGATCGACGAGGCGCTGGGCGACATCGTCGAGAAGGATCCGTCGAAGACGGTGAGTCCCGAGAAGCGTCTGGTCTGA
- a CDS encoding helicase HerA domain-containing protein, with protein sequence MTTTKSEQIRALESVRLSWAPTPDDVWRSQSDVHVPGMHERVFTEVMSAYTDAENSDDASPLGVVVQGPAGSGKTHLLGQVREEVQSRGGYFFLIRLLDAAGFWRSTLMGMLDDLNRPSGRGDDSQLRLVLRRLCDIAGVSEDQRRQVMGETMIDADTLNEFVTGVYKAHPRHRRTSQHTLRALVLSIAPDAAVQDIGDAYLQSIDDVDADEFESWGIRRAELGHQGIAENISRLLAITGPTILAIDQIDTLVAQARTGADKDYADEQEDKVVEQLAHGLMTLRETLPRTASVLSALSSAWDLIAARGVAPMRDRFRVTQRLKPIPSSDVGRLLLERRLEACFREVGFATPHPTWPVAVDAFDKAPDFTPRQLLIAVDKHIRHCLETGVATELTDFASSGGGSDTPSLPTAKRSELEALDERYAQLRSAADVSTPLEPGTEDSLVPALLSAGLDAWIHEHQSSDDSLAQDPPPSGRPALHARLRHTVDSDTDDEEHWCFRAVSSTNARAALARIERAVTAAGLHIDMPRRRLILIRNAPWPKGAKTEQTVAALHRAGGVEVPLSEDDRRSLHALGALRSENSPALTSWLLARKPAHEIALFREVLPDASVVDDDQALIEPEVSQAPAATPRREQIEMGTELSTNAEVRIPLEALRKHTAIFAGSGSGKTVLIRRLVEECALHGVSSIVLDINNDLARLGTPWPEDERTWPPGDEAKAAAYLRDTDVVIWTPRKSSGRPLSFQPLPDFASVVNDKDEFDASVESGLAALAPAALATGTTEKAKHRQAVLRAALDGFGRRSAGDMSDFIDLLENLPADASDLRDAVRIAADLAENLKAAMTNDPMFAGSGTPVDPGVLLTPAEGKKARVSVINLSGLTTEEQKQSFVNQLQMGLFAWIKKNPAGDRPLGGLFVMDEAQNYAPSDKATPATHSTLALASQARKYGLGLVFATQAPKGLHNRIAGNAATQFYGLLNSPAQIQAAQEMARAKGGSVPDVGRLPAGQFYAAVEGSEFRRTATPLCLTFHPKSPPTEEEVLALARE encoded by the coding sequence ATGACGACCACGAAGTCCGAACAGATCCGCGCTCTCGAGTCGGTGCGGCTGAGCTGGGCCCCCACACCCGACGACGTGTGGCGCTCCCAGTCGGACGTCCACGTGCCCGGGATGCACGAGCGGGTGTTCACCGAGGTCATGAGTGCGTACACCGACGCCGAGAACTCGGACGACGCCAGTCCGCTCGGCGTCGTCGTGCAGGGCCCCGCGGGTTCCGGCAAGACGCACCTTCTCGGGCAGGTCCGCGAGGAGGTGCAGTCGCGCGGCGGCTACTTCTTCCTCATCCGGCTCCTCGACGCCGCGGGTTTCTGGCGCTCGACGCTGATGGGCATGCTCGACGATCTCAACCGCCCGTCGGGTCGCGGTGACGACAGTCAGCTCCGCCTGGTCCTGCGGCGGCTCTGCGACATCGCCGGCGTGAGCGAGGACCAGCGGCGACAGGTCATGGGCGAGACCATGATCGACGCCGACACGCTGAACGAGTTCGTCACCGGCGTCTACAAGGCCCATCCCCGCCATCGTCGGACCTCCCAGCACACCCTGCGTGCCCTGGTCCTCTCGATCGCACCCGACGCGGCCGTGCAGGACATCGGCGACGCCTACCTGCAGTCGATCGACGACGTGGACGCCGACGAGTTCGAGTCGTGGGGCATCCGCCGCGCGGAGCTCGGTCACCAGGGCATCGCGGAGAACATCTCCCGACTGCTCGCGATCACGGGTCCCACCATCCTCGCCATCGATCAGATCGACACCCTCGTCGCGCAGGCGCGCACCGGCGCCGACAAGGACTACGCGGACGAGCAGGAGGACAAGGTGGTCGAGCAGCTCGCCCACGGTCTGATGACTCTCCGTGAGACGTTGCCGCGCACCGCCTCCGTGTTGTCGGCGCTGTCGAGCGCGTGGGATCTGATCGCCGCTCGCGGGGTCGCACCGATGCGTGACCGGTTCCGGGTGACGCAGCGGCTCAAGCCAATTCCGTCGTCGGACGTCGGCCGCCTGCTGCTCGAGCGTCGCCTCGAGGCGTGCTTCCGCGAGGTCGGCTTCGCCACCCCGCACCCGACATGGCCGGTGGCCGTCGACGCGTTCGACAAGGCGCCGGACTTCACTCCCCGCCAGCTGCTCATCGCCGTCGACAAGCACATCCGCCACTGCCTCGAGACGGGGGTCGCGACGGAACTGACCGACTTCGCCTCCAGCGGAGGGGGATCCGACACACCATCGCTCCCCACGGCCAAGCGATCCGAACTCGAGGCGCTCGACGAGCGGTACGCGCAGTTGCGCAGCGCCGCGGACGTGTCGACACCGCTCGAGCCCGGCACCGAGGACAGCCTCGTCCCGGCACTGCTCTCCGCCGGTCTCGACGCGTGGATCCACGAACACCAGTCGTCCGACGACAGCCTCGCGCAGGATCCTCCGCCGAGCGGCCGCCCGGCACTGCACGCACGGCTCCGCCACACCGTCGACAGCGACACCGACGACGAGGAACACTGGTGCTTCCGCGCCGTCTCCTCCACCAATGCCCGTGCGGCACTGGCCCGTATCGAGCGGGCCGTCACTGCGGCGGGTCTCCACATCGACATGCCGCGCCGTCGGTTGATCCTCATCCGCAACGCACCGTGGCCCAAGGGCGCGAAGACGGAACAGACCGTGGCGGCGCTGCACCGCGCCGGTGGTGTCGAGGTGCCGCTGAGCGAGGACGATCGCCGCTCGCTGCACGCCCTGGGCGCTCTCCGGTCGGAGAACTCGCCGGCCCTCACGTCGTGGCTGCTCGCTCGCAAGCCGGCGCACGAGATCGCGTTGTTCCGCGAGGTGCTGCCCGACGCGAGCGTCGTCGACGACGATCAGGCACTCATCGAACCCGAGGTGTCGCAGGCTCCCGCGGCAACTCCGCGCCGGGAGCAGATCGAGATGGGGACCGAGCTCAGCACCAACGCCGAGGTCCGCATTCCGCTCGAGGCGCTGCGCAAGCACACGGCGATCTTCGCCGGATCGGGTAGCGGCAAGACCGTGCTCATCCGTCGGCTGGTCGAGGAGTGTGCCCTGCACGGTGTCTCGTCGATCGTGCTCGACATCAATAACGATCTCGCCCGCCTCGGGACACCGTGGCCGGAGGACGAACGCACGTGGCCGCCGGGCGACGAGGCGAAAGCTGCTGCGTATCTGCGGGACACGGACGTCGTCATCTGGACTCCGCGCAAGTCGTCGGGGCGGCCGCTCAGTTTCCAGCCGCTCCCCGACTTCGCCAGCGTCGTCAACGACAAGGACGAGTTCGACGCGTCCGTCGAGTCGGGTCTCGCGGCGCTGGCTCCCGCCGCACTGGCGACGGGCACCACGGAGAAGGCGAAGCACCGCCAGGCGGTGCTGCGCGCGGCACTCGACGGGTTCGGGCGGCGCTCGGCCGGCGACATGTCGGACTTCATCGACCTGCTGGAGAATCTCCCCGCCGACGCCAGCGATCTGCGCGACGCCGTGCGCATCGCGGCCGATCTCGCCGAGAACCTCAAGGCCGCGATGACGAACGACCCGATGTTCGCCGGGTCCGGCACTCCCGTCGATCCGGGCGTGCTGCTCACCCCGGCCGAGGGGAAGAAGGCGCGCGTGTCCGTCATCAACCTCTCGGGGCTCACCACCGAGGAGCAGAAGCAGAGCTTCGTCAATCAGCTGCAGATGGGTCTGTTCGCCTGGATCAAGAAGAACCCGGCGGGTGATCGACCGCTCGGCGGACTCTTCGTCATGGACGAGGCGCAGAACTACGCGCCCTCGGACAAAGCGACACCGGCCACGCACAGCACGCTCGCACTCGCGTCGCAGGCCCGGAAGTACGGCCTGGGCCTCGTCTTTGCGACCCAGGCACCCAAGGGGCTGCACAATCGCATCGCCGGGAACGCGGCCACCCAGTTCTACGGCCTGCTGAACAGCCCCGCCCAGATCCAGGCGGCGCAGGAGATGGCGCGCGCCAAGGGCGGCTCCGTGCCCGACGTCGGACGTCTCCCCGCAGGTCAGTTCTACGCGGCCGTCGAGGGTTCGGAGTTCCGGCGTACGGCCACTCCCCTGTGCCTCACCTTCCACCCGAAGAGTCCCCCCACCGAAGAGGAGGTCCTCGCGCTGGCGCGCGAGTGA